In Passer domesticus isolate bPasDom1 chromosome 7, bPasDom1.hap1, whole genome shotgun sequence, one genomic interval encodes:
- the B3GALT2 gene encoding beta-1,3-galactosyltransferase 2 has translation MLQWRRRHCCLAKMTWNTKRSLFRTHLIGLVSLVFLFAMFLFFNHHDWLPGKAGFRESPMSYTIRGFRSTKSETNHSSLRSVWRDAVPQTLRPQTVTNPNNTDLSPQGVTGLENTLSANGSIYNEKGTGHPTSYHFRYVINEPAKCQEKTPFLILLIAAEPGQVEARQAIRQTWGNESLTPGIQIVRIFLLGLSTKVDGYLQRTILEESRQYHDIIQQEYFDTYYNLTIKTLMGMNWVATYCPHVPYVMKTDSDMFVNTEYLIHKLLKPELPPRHKYFTGYLMRGYAPNRNKDSKWYMPPDLYPSERYPVFCSGTGYVFSGDLAEKIFKVSLSIRRLHLEDVYVGICLAKLRIDPMPPPNEFVFNHWRVSYSSCKYSHLITSHQFQPSELIKYWNHLQQNKHNACANAAKDKAGRYRHRRLH, from the coding sequence ATGCTTCAGTGGAGAAGACGACACTGCTGCTTGGCAAAGATGACCTGGAATACCAAAAGGTCTCTGTTTCGCACCCATCTCATCGGCCTGGTCTCTCTGGTGTTTCTTTTTGCCATGTTTCTGTTCTTTAACCATCACGACTGGCTGCCAGGCAAGGCTGGATTCAGAGAAAGCCCCATGTCTTACACCATACGAGGATTTAGATCTACAAAAAGCGAGACCAACCACAGCTCTCTGAGGAGCGTGTGGAGAGACGCTGTGCCTCAGACACTCAGGCCTCAGACAGTCACCAACCCCAACAACACGGATCTGTCCCCGCAGGGAGTAACCGGTCTGGAAAACACCCTCAGTGCCAACGGAAGTATTTACAACGAGAAAGGCACCGGGCACCCAACTTCCTATCATTTCAGATACGTCATCAACGAGCCTGCCAAGtgccaggaaaaaaccccttttcTAATACTGCTCATAGCTGCAGAGCCAGGCCAGGTGGAGGCCAGACAAGCGATTCGACAGACCTGGGGCAACGAGAGCCTGACGCCTGGCATCCAAATTGTGCGGATCTTTTTGTTGGGCTTAAGCACCAAGGTAGATGGATACCTCCAGAGAACCATCCTTGAGGAAAGCAGACAGTACCACGACATCATTCAACAAGAATACTTCGACACCTACTATAATTTAACTATAAAAACTCTGATGGGAATGAACTGGGTTGCAACCTACTGTCCACATGTTCCGTATGTTATGAAAACTGATAGTGATATGTTTGTCAATACTGAATATTTAATACACAAGCTTCTGAAACCAGAACTTCCTCCGAGGCACAAGTATTTTACAGGTTATTTAATGAGAGGTTATGCACCTAACAGGAACAAGGATAGCAAGTGGTATATGCCACCCGATTTGTATCCAAGTGAACGTTACCCTGTATTCTGCTCTGGAACTGGTTATGTTTTTTCTGGAGACTTAGCAGAAAAAATCTTTAAGGTCTCCTTAAGCATCAGACGTTTACACTTAGAGGACGTGTACGTGGGGATCTGTCTCGCCAAGCTGCGGATTGACCCCATGCCCCCACCCAACGAGTTTGTCTTCAACCACTGGCGAGTTTCTTACTCCAGCTGTAAATACAGCCACCTAATTACCTCCCATCAGTTCCAACCCAGCGAACTGATCAAATACTGGAACCACTTACAGCAGAACAAGCACAACGCCTGCGCCAACGCGGCCAAAGACAAGGCCGGCAGGTACCGCCACCGCAGGCTGCACTGA